From Phocoena phocoena chromosome 16, mPhoPho1.1, whole genome shotgun sequence, a single genomic window includes:
- the TAF5L gene encoding TAF5-like RNA polymerase II p300/CBP-associated factor-associated factor 65 kDa subunit 5L, whose protein sequence is MKRVRTEQIQMAVSCYLKRRQYGDADGPLKQGLRLSQSAEEMATSLAVQSESGCANIVSAAPCQAEPQQYEVQFGRLRNFLTDSESQHSHEVMPLLYPLFVYLHLNLVQSSPKSTVESFYSRFHGMFLQNASQKDVIEQLQTTQTIQDILSNFRLRAFLDNKYVVRLQEDSYNYLLRYLQSDNNTALCRVLTWHIHLDVQPAKRTDYQLYASGGPSRGGGEGGGLEPADVPAPILQNEAALEVLQESIKRVKDGPPSLTTICFYAFYNTEQLLNTAEVSPDSKLLAAGFDNSCVKLWSLRSKKLKSEPHQVDVSRIHLACDILEKEDDEDDNAGTEMKVLRGHCGPVYSTRFLADSSGLLSCSEDMSIRYWDLGSFTNTVLYQGHAYPVWDLDISPHSLYFASGSHDRTARLWSFDRTHPLRIYAGHLADVDCVKFHPNSNYLATGSTDKTVRLWSTQQGNSVRLFTGHRGPVLSLAFSPNGKYLASAGEDQRLKLWDLASGTLYKELRGHTDNITSLTFSPDSSLVASASMDNSVRIWDIRSAHCSAPADGSSSELVGVYTGQMSNVLSVQFMACNLLLVTGITQENQEH, encoded by the exons ATGAAACGGGTGCGCACCGAGCAGATTCAGATGGCCGTGTCCTGCTACCTCAAACGCCGGCAGTACGGGGACGCGGATGGCCCACTGAAGCAAGGCCTGCGGCTGTCGCAGAGCGCCGAGGAGATGGCCACCAGCCTCGCAG TCCAATCAGAATCTGGTTGTGCCAACATAGTGTCTGCGGCCCCTTGCCAGGCAGAGCCCCAGCAATATGAAGTGCAGTTCGGACGGCTGCGGAATTTCCTCACCG ATTCTGAATCCCAGCACAGCCATGAAGTGATGCCTCTCCTCTACCCCCTCTTTGTCTACCTCCACCTCAACCTGGTCCAGAGCAGTCCCAAGAGCACGGTGGAAAGCTTTTACAGCCGCTTCCACGGAATGTTTCTGCAGAATGCCAGCCAGAAGGACGTCATCGAGCAGCTGCAGACCACCCAGACCATCCAGGACATCCTGTCTAACTTCCGGCTGCGGGCCTTCCTGGACAACAAGTACGTGGTCCGCCTGCAGGAAGACAGCTACAACTACCTTCTCCGCTACCTCCAGAGTGACAATAACACCGCCCTGTGCAGAGTCCTCACCTGGCACATCCACCTGGACGTGCAGCCCGCCAAGAGGACGGACTACCAGCTCTACGCCAGTGGCGGCCCCTCCCGGGGCGGGGGCGAGGGCGGCGGCCTGGAGCCTGCCGATGTGCCCGCGCCCATCCTGCAGAACGAGGCTGCGCTGGAGGTCCTGCAGGAGAGCATTAAGCGTGTCAAGGACGGCCCCCCCTCTCTCACCACCATCTGCTTCTACGCCTTCTACAACACGGAGCAGCTGCTGAACACGGCGGAGGTCTCCCCGGACAGCAAGCTGCTCGCCGCTGGCTTTGACAACTCCTGTGTAAAACTGTGGAGTCTGCGCTCCAAGAAGTTAAAATCGGAACCGCATCAAGTAGACGTGTCCCGCATCCACTTGGCTTGTGATATCTTGGAGAAGGAG GACGACGAGGACGATAACGCAGGCACGGAGATGAAGGTCCTGCGGGGACACTGCGGGCCAGTGTACAGCACCAGGTTCCTTGCGGACAGCTCAGGGCTGCTCTCCTGCTCTGAGGACATGTCCATCAGGTACTGGGACCTCGGCAGCTTCACCAACACCGTGCTGTACCAGGGCCACGCCTACCCCGTGTGGGACCTGGACATCAGCCCTCACAGCCTGTACTTCGCCAGTGGGTCCCACGACCGCACGGCCAGGCTGTGGTCATTTGATCGGACGCACCCTCTACGCATCTACGCCGGGCACCTGGCAGACGTGGACTGCGTCAAGTTCCACCCCAATTCAAACTACTTAGCCACGGGCTCGACCGACAAGACGGTCCGGCTGTGGAGCACCCAGCAGGGGAACTCGGTGAGGCTCTTCACGGGCCACCGCGGCCCCGTGCTCTCTCTGGCCTTTTCCCCCAACGGTAAGTACTTGGCGTCGGCGGGCGAGGACCAGCGGCTGAAGCTGTGGGACTTGGCTTCCGGGACCCTCTACAAAGAGCTTCGGGGCCACACGGACAACATCACCAGCCTCACCTTCAGCCCAGACAGCAGCCTGGTCGCGTCGGCGTCCATGGACAATTCGGTGCGCATCTGGGACATCAGGAGCGCGCACTGCAGCGCACCCGCTGACGGCTCGTCCAGCGAGCTCGTGGGCGTCTACACCGGCCAGATGAGCAACGTGCTGAGCGTGCAGTTCATGGCCTGCAACCTCCTGCTGGTGACCGGAATCACACAAGAAAATCAGGAACATTGA